The proteins below are encoded in one region of Methanomassiliicoccales archaeon:
- a CDS encoding UbiX family flavin prenyltransferase, giving the protein MKTVVAITGASGIIYGIRLLEKLEGEKALIITETAKRILEAETPYSVSDVESLADAVYHEDELFAPVASGSHRFQAMVICPCSESTLAKVSHGIADNLVTRAAAVCLKERRKLIIVPRETPLSAIMLRNSLRLTEDGACILPASPGFYPKPQSIQELVDFLVGKILDQLDQPHELFHRWGD; this is encoded by the coding sequence GTGAAGACCGTCGTCGCGATAACCGGAGCCTCCGGCATCATCTATGGTATTAGGCTTTTAGAGAAGCTTGAGGGGGAGAAGGCGCTCATAATAACGGAGACGGCCAAGAGGATCCTCGAGGCGGAGACCCCCTATTCTGTCTCTGACGTCGAGTCCCTGGCCGATGCTGTATACCACGAGGACGAGCTCTTTGCCCCGGTGGCCTCGGGAAGCCATCGTTTCCAGGCCATGGTGATCTGTCCATGCTCCGAATCCACCTTGGCCAAAGTGTCCCATGGCATTGCCGACAATCTTGTGACCAGAGCCGCGGCGGTGTGTTTGAAGGAAAGGAGAAAATTGATCATCGTCCCTCGGGAGACCCCATTGAGCGCGATCATGCTGCGTAACTCATTAAGATTGACCGAGGATGGGGCGTGCATCCTACCGGCAAGTCCGGGTTTCTATCCTAAGCCTCAGAGCATTCAGGAGCTGGTGGACTTTCTGGTCGGCAAGATATTGGACCAGTTGGACCAGCCGCACGAGCTTTTCCACCGCTGGGGCGATTAA
- a CDS encoding LemA family protein: MAELRLSKGLIAGIIAAVAVLIVVMMIILAYNDMIAKEQEVENGWGNIEARYQRRIELIPAVSAAANASLLFEQNLLTNITNARTNWLNSRGDPAANVNATEELDRNMLLFVATYENYPVLQSIEVMRDFIAELSSTQGMIDAARIFYNDAVREYNTAIRSFPNVLFAGAFGFQEAVYYSQGM; encoded by the coding sequence ATGGCCGAGCTTCGTCTCAGCAAGGGGCTGATCGCTGGTATAATCGCCGCGGTAGCTGTACTTATCGTTGTCATGATGATCATCCTGGCCTATAACGACATGATCGCCAAGGAACAGGAGGTGGAGAACGGTTGGGGCAACATCGAGGCTCGGTATCAACGCAGAATAGAATTGATCCCCGCAGTCAGTGCCGCTGCCAATGCCTCTTTGCTGTTTGAACAGAACCTATTAACGAATATCACTAATGCCAGGACCAACTGGTTAAACTCCAGGGGAGATCCAGCGGCCAACGTTAATGCCACAGAAGAGCTTGATCGTAACATGTTATTGTTCGTAGCTACCTATGAGAACTATCCTGTTCTGCAATCGATCGAGGTCATGAGAGATTTCATCGCCGAGCTATCCTCCACCCAGGGGATGATCGACGCGGCCAGGATATTCTACAATGATGCGGTGAGGGAATACAACACAGCCATACGCAGCTTCCCCAATGTGCTGTTCGCAGGCGCTTTCGGCTTCCAAGAGGCGGTGTACTACTCACAGGGGATGTGA
- a CDS encoding SPFH domain-containing protein encodes MSLIGAETFKWEDGEKRSNIMYRMPRNIRFNDNIVVREDEIAVFYRDGKALAYLDRPDRYALTSLNAPIIGKVIEALSGVRQHAEVVYLQKKVFDGKYGSKQPYQFRDAEFGMVNLRVFGEFRYKVGSPENFVNQFLGTLNYATSAEVEERIKEQMVVLIYNAIGDMKNKGMGVADLASQLTNIEQVILSKTKDHFDLYGIIIDKVSGMYISLPDEVQKAVDTRASMQILNTNYATYQAGQAMREAATNTSGGAAAAGVGIGAGFGAGYMMVDAVRQGSQQPAPGAIPAVPAAEAVQSTNMVPCPKCNAPNPSEAKFCRNCGNKMQAEKITCKKCGMEVPADSKFCLECGQQLKGNMKCPKCGKELPLSAKFCPECGTGI; translated from the coding sequence ATGAGCTTGATAGGTGCAGAGACATTCAAATGGGAGGACGGGGAGAAGCGGAGCAATATCATGTACCGCATGCCCCGCAACATTCGTTTCAATGATAACATAGTGGTGCGGGAGGATGAGATCGCCGTGTTCTACCGGGACGGTAAAGCACTGGCATACCTGGACCGCCCAGACCGTTACGCTCTTACCTCGCTCAACGCCCCCATCATTGGCAAGGTCATTGAGGCCTTATCGGGCGTCAGACAGCATGCTGAGGTCGTTTACCTGCAGAAGAAGGTGTTCGACGGAAAGTATGGCAGCAAGCAACCCTATCAATTCCGGGATGCTGAGTTCGGCATGGTCAACCTCAGGGTCTTCGGTGAATTCCGTTACAAGGTCGGTTCCCCGGAGAACTTCGTCAACCAGTTCTTGGGCACTTTGAACTACGCAACCTCCGCCGAGGTGGAGGAGCGCATCAAGGAGCAGATGGTGGTACTGATCTACAACGCCATCGGTGACATGAAGAACAAAGGCATGGGAGTTGCGGATCTCGCCAGCCAGCTGACCAACATTGAACAGGTAATTCTTTCCAAGACGAAGGACCACTTCGACCTTTATGGCATCATTATCGACAAGGTCTCGGGTATGTATATCTCCCTTCCGGACGAGGTTCAGAAGGCGGTAGACACTCGTGCATCCATGCAGATATTGAACACCAATTACGCCACGTATCAGGCCGGACAGGCCATGCGCGAGGCCGCCACCAACACGTCGGGAGGCGCAGCAGCTGCGGGTGTAGGTATAGGTGCAGGGTTCGGTGCCGGTTACATGATGGTCGATGCCGTACGACAAGGCTCGCAGCAACCCGCCCCTGGCGCGATACCAGCGGTTCCGGCCGCGGAAGCGGTACAATCTACGAACATGGTCCCTTGTCCCAAATGCAATGCGCCAAATCCTTCTGAGGCCAAGTTCTGTCGTAATTGCGGTAACAAAATGCAGGCGGAGAAGATCACCTGTAAAAAGTGCGGTATGGAGGTCCCGGCGGATTCCAAGTTCTGCTTGGAATGCGGACAGCAGTTGAAAGGAAATATGAAATGCCCGAAGTGTGGCAAAGAGCTGCCATTGTCCGCAAAGTTCTGCCCCGAATGTGGTACTGGCATCTAA
- a CDS encoding zinc ribbon domain-containing protein: MASMKCTKCGAPVEFDVGDKFVKCSYCSSQIYVDRSGAGFYYALPFAMGENDAIGVFRRWGGGSTKAKDLDKLAQISSLKKQYFPVYMFKRDVNGMEQVHVEPAASTTLPGLHSLKVPGGDLKIFDDKFDSSGAELVKPDIEMTTYLNDLPGTAKEQALVYFPIWRLDYVFEQRTFVVVISASSGEVFSADFPQRSSVAYMAVASIGFVAFLVEGLLVSNYPLPAMMMMVGTVAAVFLVANFVARRM; this comes from the coding sequence ATGGCCAGCATGAAATGCACCAAGTGCGGGGCACCGGTCGAGTTCGATGTGGGGGACAAGTTCGTAAAATGTTCCTACTGCTCCTCTCAGATCTATGTCGACCGTTCCGGGGCCGGATTCTATTATGCATTACCTTTCGCCATGGGGGAGAACGATGCCATAGGTGTCTTTCGACGCTGGGGCGGAGGCTCAACCAAGGCCAAGGACCTGGACAAGCTGGCCCAGATCTCCTCATTGAAGAAACAATACTTTCCGGTATACATGTTCAAACGGGACGTTAATGGCATGGAACAGGTTCACGTGGAACCTGCCGCCTCCACGACCTTGCCCGGATTGCACAGTTTGAAGGTGCCAGGCGGTGACCTGAAGATATTCGATGATAAGTTCGACAGCTCAGGTGCAGAGCTGGTCAAGCCAGACATCGAAATGACCACCTATCTAAATGACCTGCCGGGAACGGCCAAGGAACAGGCATTGGTCTACTTTCCCATATGGAGGTTGGACTATGTCTTCGAACAGCGCACCTTCGTGGTGGTCATCAGCGCCTCATCGGGCGAGGTGTTCTCCGCCGACTTCCCTCAGCGGAGCTCAGTTGCTTACATGGCCGTGGCCAGCATCGGGTTCGTGGCCTTTCTGGTAGAAGGATTGCTGGTATCGAACTACCCGCTGCCTGCGATGATGATGATGGTAGGGACCGTGGCCGCAGTGTTCCTAGTGGCCAACTTCGTTGCCAGGAGGATGTGA
- a CDS encoding TPM domain-containing protein, with protein MNRTGRVLLGSAAIVIAALLIFLVIVPAIFPPKDTRFEGIPTLEYYVTDNVNALSLDSYYSVDDICYFVDDNTSCEMAVLIVNSTQPREANEFALRTFQLNELGKAGKDNGVLILIVTETKEWKVEVGYGLEGVLTPTFVNRVAQDQVVPYLEVEDYDSAVYNMALYLGAEIIDKYEAPQSGDPAYPIGGIPLTWWQWVIAIIVVVAVLIVTRGRALFLLFLLLSRGGGRGGFGGGRSGGGGAGGRY; from the coding sequence ATGAACCGCACCGGCCGGGTGCTGTTGGGATCGGCGGCGATCGTGATCGCGGCCCTTCTCATCTTCCTCGTTATAGTCCCGGCCATCTTTCCTCCGAAGGACACGCGTTTCGAAGGCATACCCACCCTGGAATATTACGTCACCGATAATGTCAACGCGCTCTCTCTGGATTCTTACTATTCGGTCGATGATATCTGTTATTTCGTCGACGATAACACCTCCTGCGAGATGGCGGTGCTGATCGTCAATAGCACCCAACCACGTGAGGCCAACGAGTTCGCTCTACGCACCTTTCAATTGAACGAGCTGGGGAAGGCGGGGAAGGATAACGGTGTGCTCATCCTGATCGTCACCGAAACCAAGGAATGGAAGGTGGAGGTGGGATACGGTCTGGAAGGCGTCCTGACGCCCACGTTCGTAAACCGGGTGGCGCAGGACCAGGTGGTCCCCTATCTGGAGGTGGAGGATTACGATAGCGCCGTCTACAATATGGCCCTCTACCTGGGGGCGGAGATCATCGATAAGTATGAGGCGCCGCAGTCCGGAGATCCGGCCTATCCCATCGGCGGCATACCGCTCACCTGGTGGCAGTGGGTCATCGCCATCATCGTGGTGGTAGCAGTTTTGATCGTCACCCGTGGACGTGCTCTGTTCCTCCTCTTCCTATTATTGTCCCGCGGCGGCGGTCGTGGCGGTTTTGGCGGAGGCCGGTCTGGCGGAGGGGGAGCTGGAGGCAGATACTGA
- a CDS encoding 30S ribosomal protein S19e, producing MVTVYDAPSDKLIENVARKLKDSGAVNPPEWAEFAKTGVHTEKAPIQPDWWYTRAASVLRKVYVKGPIGTSKLAAEYGGFVDRGSRPNRAVKGSRSVIRKSLMQLESSGLVAKNKNNGRMVTPKGQALLDNAAKEVVDSI from the coding sequence ATGGTTACGGTCTATGATGCGCCCTCCGATAAATTGATTGAAAATGTGGCCCGGAAGTTGAAAGACTCTGGGGCAGTGAACCCTCCTGAATGGGCAGAGTTCGCTAAGACTGGCGTACATACGGAGAAGGCGCCAATTCAACCCGACTGGTGGTATACCAGGGCTGCTTCGGTTCTTAGAAAGGTCTATGTAAAGGGCCCCATCGGCACCTCCAAGCTTGCTGCTGAATACGGTGGATTCGTCGACCGCGGCTCCAGGCCTAACAGGGCCGTCAAGGGAAGCCGTTCAGTCATCAGGAAGTCCCTGATGCAGTTGGAATCCTCCGGATTGGTGGCAAAGAACAAGAACAACGGACGCATGGTCACACCCAAGGGACAGGCCCTTCTTGACAATGCGGCCAAAGAAGTCGTCGACTCCATTTGA
- a CDS encoding DNA-binding protein: MEDAELSDLRRRKMAQLQQQGENQAAMEQQSQAMEAQRQAILRQLLTPEARDRLANVRMAYPDIARSVEEQLIRLAQAGQINSQIDEPTLKQILRKVSPQKREISIERL; encoded by the coding sequence GTGGAAGATGCTGAACTCTCTGACCTGCGTCGGCGTAAGATGGCTCAACTGCAACAGCAGGGAGAGAATCAGGCCGCGATGGAACAGCAGTCCCAGGCAATGGAGGCACAGAGGCAAGCAATTCTTCGCCAGCTGTTGACCCCCGAGGCCAGGGACCGCCTGGCCAACGTCCGGATGGCCTATCCGGATATCGCCCGCTCCGTCGAGGAGCAGCTCATCAGACTGGCTCAGGCCGGTCAGATAAACTCACAGATAGACGAGCCCACCCTGAAGCAGATACTCAGGAAGGTATCCCCTCAGAAGAGGGAAATTAGCATTGAGAGGTTATAA
- the leuS gene encoding leucine--tRNA ligase produces the protein MSSRSSELEEKWQRRWYSSRIHEAEMDGRPKFMLIFAYPGVTGYLHVGHMRGYTYVDAIARYKRLEGFNVMFPVGTHATGNGAISLAARIARRDQKTVDYLCGNTCPLEMLDELEDPIKVVEFFNDVYINQYWKRFGFLSDWRRFTSTINKDYQMFIRWQFRKLMERGLLIQKPYFAPACICHGPVAIDASETDIQCGGGAETVEYTLLKFKCDDMYLVAATLRPETVFGQTNFWVNPEADYVKVNVNGEVWVVSEAAFKKLTYQKDGLERLEELKGTDLIGKKCVAPMVHREILTLPADFCDPNVGTGLVTSVPSDSPDDWISLRALQRDETTLLKFGLDVDEVRAIAPIAIIEMKGWSSLPAVEVTEKMGIEAPGDPRLEDAKKLVYKEGFHTGRMNQTAGEYAGLPVMEAKDRMKQVMLASGEADVMYDLSETVICRCGEPVVIKRVDDQWFIDYANLEITEAAKEQARSMDIFPAEYSINIHAVLEWFRERACVRQGNWIGTRFPFDEKWIIEAISDSTLYPLYYAISKFANDGRLKAEQMTEEFFDLVVLDKGSFEKVSEVTGVTAELLHQIHDEVHYWYPLDMNLGGKEHMTVHFPAFLLNHVAILPPEMLPKGIFVNWYIIGKGGKISKSKGGAQPIPGAAEKYGVDALRLYYAHIASPFADVEWDNEAVESYTARTEKMERTLLDLMTLNGMPNDVDGWLISRMASRVLRVRDHMKGYDLRSLATEVYFEAFNDLRWYQRRGGSNSVTISRVMDMLLPLMMPITPHTAEELWESSGRNGMVSSAAFPQVQENDVDIAKERAEEYLKAMMNDANEILKVTGIKPSRMLLYTAAPWKYRVMKMALDLSAKNELQIPTLTKAAMTDQEIRGHGKGASDYARKLAEEFMKRSASEIERTGQSFDEHAFLSGCLNFLSEEYNCHVEVHVAGEPGTPDPQGKSRQAVPGRPAILVE, from the coding sequence ATGTCCAGCAGGTCGAGCGAATTGGAGGAGAAATGGCAGCGAAGATGGTACTCTTCCAGAATACACGAAGCTGAGATGGATGGCAGACCGAAGTTCATGCTCATCTTCGCCTACCCTGGGGTCACCGGGTACCTGCATGTCGGGCACATGCGCGGCTACACCTATGTGGACGCCATCGCCCGCTACAAGCGGCTGGAAGGGTTCAACGTCATGTTCCCCGTAGGTACGCACGCCACGGGGAACGGGGCTATAAGCTTGGCCGCCAGGATCGCTCGCAGGGACCAGAAGACCGTCGATTACCTTTGCGGGAACACCTGCCCCCTCGAAATGCTCGACGAGCTGGAGGACCCGATAAAGGTCGTCGAGTTCTTCAACGACGTTTATATTAACCAGTATTGGAAACGCTTCGGTTTCCTGAGCGATTGGAGACGGTTCACCTCCACGATAAACAAGGATTACCAGATGTTCATCAGATGGCAGTTCCGCAAATTAATGGAAAGAGGACTGCTGATCCAGAAACCGTACTTCGCGCCAGCCTGCATATGTCATGGTCCAGTGGCCATCGACGCCTCGGAAACGGACATCCAATGCGGTGGCGGCGCCGAGACCGTGGAGTACACCCTGCTCAAGTTCAAATGCGATGACATGTACCTGGTCGCCGCTACTTTACGACCGGAGACCGTTTTTGGCCAGACCAACTTCTGGGTGAACCCTGAGGCCGATTACGTCAAAGTTAACGTCAACGGCGAGGTTTGGGTGGTCAGCGAGGCCGCCTTTAAAAAGCTCACCTATCAGAAGGACGGCCTGGAGAGATTGGAGGAGCTGAAAGGTACCGATCTCATAGGCAAGAAATGCGTGGCGCCGATGGTCCATAGGGAGATATTGACCTTACCAGCGGACTTTTGCGACCCCAACGTCGGGACCGGCCTGGTAACGTCCGTTCCATCCGATTCTCCGGATGATTGGATATCCCTGAGGGCCCTTCAGAGGGATGAGACGACCCTATTGAAGTTCGGCCTTGATGTGGATGAGGTTCGTGCTATAGCGCCAATAGCTATCATCGAGATGAAAGGTTGGTCCTCTCTGCCAGCGGTGGAAGTGACGGAGAAGATGGGCATCGAGGCTCCTGGAGATCCCCGGCTGGAAGACGCCAAGAAGCTGGTGTACAAGGAAGGTTTCCATACCGGCCGGATGAACCAGACCGCCGGCGAATACGCCGGCCTCCCGGTGATGGAAGCCAAGGATAGGATGAAGCAGGTAATGCTCGCATCTGGAGAGGCTGATGTCATGTACGACCTCTCCGAGACGGTGATCTGCCGCTGTGGCGAGCCGGTGGTCATCAAGAGGGTCGATGACCAATGGTTCATCGACTATGCCAATCTGGAGATCACCGAAGCGGCCAAGGAACAGGCCCGGTCCATGGACATCTTCCCGGCGGAATATAGCATCAACATCCATGCCGTGCTGGAATGGTTCCGTGAACGAGCCTGCGTTCGCCAGGGAAATTGGATCGGGACACGTTTCCCGTTCGATGAGAAATGGATCATCGAGGCCATCTCGGATTCAACGCTCTACCCTCTTTACTATGCAATATCGAAGTTCGCCAACGATGGACGGTTAAAGGCCGAGCAGATGACCGAGGAGTTCTTCGATCTGGTTGTTCTAGATAAAGGTTCGTTCGAGAAGGTCAGTGAAGTAACTGGCGTAACCGCGGAACTGCTGCATCAGATCCATGACGAGGTGCATTACTGGTATCCGTTGGACATGAACCTCGGTGGCAAGGAGCACATGACCGTGCACTTCCCGGCATTCCTGTTGAACCACGTGGCCATATTGCCGCCGGAGATGCTCCCGAAAGGGATATTCGTCAACTGGTACATCATCGGAAAAGGAGGCAAGATATCCAAGTCGAAAGGTGGTGCCCAACCGATCCCAGGAGCCGCGGAGAAATATGGGGTCGATGCTCTGCGCCTCTATTACGCCCACATTGCCTCACCCTTCGCCGATGTCGAATGGGATAACGAGGCGGTGGAAAGCTATACCGCCCGCACCGAAAAGATGGAACGGACCTTATTGGACCTCATGACCTTGAATGGCATGCCCAATGATGTGGACGGGTGGCTCATATCACGCATGGCCAGCCGAGTGCTTCGAGTCCGTGATCATATGAAGGGTTACGACCTGCGCTCCTTGGCCACCGAGGTATATTTCGAAGCGTTCAACGATCTTCGGTGGTATCAAAGAAGAGGCGGTTCCAACTCCGTGACGATCTCGCGGGTGATGGACATGCTGCTTCCATTGATGATGCCCATCACACCTCATACCGCCGAGGAACTGTGGGAATCTTCCGGGCGGAATGGAATGGTCTCATCGGCCGCGTTCCCCCAGGTGCAGGAAAACGATGTCGATATCGCCAAGGAAAGGGCTGAGGAGTATCTCAAGGCCATGATGAACGATGCCAATGAGATCCTCAAGGTCACCGGTATCAAACCCAGCAGGATGCTGTTGTATACTGCGGCCCCTTGGAAATACCGGGTGATGAAAATGGCCCTGGACCTGTCGGCAAAGAACGAACTGCAGATACCCACTTTGACCAAGGCGGCAATGACCGATCAGGAGATACGCGGTCACGGCAAGGGTGCCTCGGACTACGCCCGAAAATTGGCCGAGGAATTCATGAAACGCTCCGCATCGGAGATCGAACGGACGGGGCAGAGCTTTGACGAGCACGCCTTCCTTTCCGGCTGCCTCAATTTCCTGAGCGAGGAATACAATTGTCACGTGGAAGTACATGTAGCCGGAGAACCTGGTACACCAGACCCGCAAGGGAAATCTCGCCAGGCCGTACCGGGACGCCCGGCCATCCTGGTTGAGTGA
- a CDS encoding FMN-binding glutamate synthase family protein encodes MNTIENSRSTTGTKTRVQDISPVNGMCPICVEDCNVLCEVGKSAFRGREVLYPIPEYFGKSTAASNKDFHLDWSHFQIMAELIGAYGIEPTSDKAFFENADVTTYVASHSKNPIPLKVPLVIAGLGSTAVARRHWDAMAKGAAISGIIQTVGENVCGMDHESTYSKGKVTHSPDLEFRVNSFRELWDGKHGGIAVQTNVEDQRGGVDEYALSKLEVDIIERKWGQGAKAIGGEVRLTTLERALELKKRGYLVLPDPEDKDVQEAFKNGAFKSFERHSRVGFPEHKSFVEDVEDLRSKGAKYVFLKTGAYRPEVVAFTMKAASDARIDMLTFDGAGGGTGMSPVPMMNEMSTPTVHLQAQIMMCAKALKEKGKFIPDLVMAGGFVNETQIYKSMAMSNLGDGPLVKAIAMARAPLLTVMKSYNYVKLAEANSLPAGFATCYGTNPRHFFINAQEIEDRFPGKLLGKDIPYGAVGEYTYFERVGEGLKQLMAGSRKFKFQYIERADIASLTPYAQKVTGIETLENMAERVMMPMMEKW; translated from the coding sequence TTGAACACCATAGAAAACAGTAGGTCGACAACAGGCACTAAGACCCGGGTGCAGGATATCAGCCCGGTCAATGGCATGTGCCCCATCTGCGTTGAGGATTGCAACGTGCTTTGCGAGGTAGGTAAATCCGCCTTCCGGGGTCGCGAGGTCCTATACCCGATCCCTGAGTACTTCGGAAAGAGCACTGCCGCCTCCAATAAGGATTTTCATCTCGACTGGTCGCATTTTCAGATCATGGCTGAGCTCATAGGTGCCTATGGCATCGAACCAACTTCTGACAAGGCGTTCTTTGAGAACGCCGATGTCACCACCTATGTTGCTAGTCATTCTAAGAACCCCATCCCGCTCAAGGTACCTCTGGTGATCGCCGGTCTGGGTTCCACTGCCGTCGCCAGGCGTCACTGGGATGCTATGGCGAAAGGCGCTGCCATAAGTGGAATAATTCAGACCGTGGGCGAGAACGTGTGCGGAATGGACCACGAGTCCACGTACAGCAAGGGCAAAGTTACTCACTCCCCCGATCTGGAGTTCCGCGTCAACTCCTTCCGTGAGCTGTGGGACGGCAAACACGGAGGCATCGCCGTTCAGACCAATGTCGAGGACCAGCGTGGCGGCGTGGACGAATACGCGCTGTCCAAGTTGGAAGTGGACATCATAGAAAGGAAATGGGGACAGGGCGCCAAGGCCATCGGCGGCGAGGTCAGACTCACCACTTTGGAGCGGGCCCTGGAACTGAAGAAGAGGGGATACCTGGTGTTGCCAGATCCTGAGGACAAGGATGTTCAGGAGGCGTTCAAGAATGGTGCGTTCAAGAGCTTCGAGAGGCATTCTCGCGTGGGATTCCCTGAGCACAAGTCGTTCGTCGAGGATGTCGAGGACCTAAGGTCCAAGGGTGCCAAGTATGTCTTTTTGAAGACCGGGGCCTATCGACCTGAGGTAGTGGCCTTCACCATGAAGGCGGCATCAGATGCCAGGATCGATATGCTGACCTTCGATGGAGCTGGCGGCGGTACTGGTATGTCCCCGGTTCCCATGATGAACGAGATGAGCACTCCGACGGTGCATCTTCAGGCACAGATCATGATGTGCGCCAAGGCCCTAAAGGAGAAGGGCAAGTTCATACCCGACCTGGTCATGGCTGGTGGTTTCGTCAACGAGACACAGATCTACAAGTCCATGGCCATGAGCAATCTTGGCGATGGGCCCCTGGTGAAGGCCATCGCCATGGCCCGTGCTCCTTTGTTGACGGTAATGAAGAGCTACAACTACGTGAAACTGGCCGAGGCGAACAGTCTGCCCGCTGGTTTCGCTACCTGCTACGGCACCAACCCCCGTCACTTCTTCATCAACGCTCAGGAGATCGAGGACCGCTTCCCTGGAAAACTATTGGGTAAGGACATACCCTATGGTGCAGTTGGCGAGTACACCTACTTCGAACGCGTGGGAGAAGGCCTGAAGCAGCTCATGGCCGGCAGTCGCAAGTTCAAGTTCCAGTACATCGAACGTGCGGACATCGCCTCCCTGACGCCCTATGCCCAGAAGGTCACTGGAATAGAGACCCTGGAGAACATGGCGGAAAGGGTAATGATGCCCATGATGGAAAAATGGTGA